The genomic window ACGAGTAGGTCGCCAGCATCGGCGCCTCGTCGGTGAGCGTGTAGATGATCGTGGCCATGCGGCAGGTGCTCCTCTGGTGTCGCGCGTGCGTGCGGTCGCCCCCACGGTACTCGGCGGGGGTCTCTCGACATCAAGATACATGCCGCCTCCGACACCGGCCTGAAGAGCCTGCAGGAGGTGCGCGAGACGACCGAAGGAGGCGCGGCCCGCCTCAGCGAGGCAGCGGCGACTCGATCACTCGCGAGGTCGCCGACACGACGACCTCGACGCCGGGGAGCTGCCCGCCCGCGCGGTCCTGCAGCACCGCGGCGACGCGGGCCAGCGTCACCGGCGTGGGCGTGCCCACGTCGGTCGCGACCGAGGCGGCGACGCTCAGCACACCCCCGGTCAGGACGACGTCCACGAGCCCGCGGGGCCCGCCGCCGTCGATGCCGTCGGCCACGGCGGTGATCGCGGCGACCACGACCGGACGGGCGTCGAGCACCTCGACGACGCCCTCGACCCCGCGCAGGGCGTCGGTCAGGTCGAGCGAGAGATCGTCCAGCGACACGTCGTCCAGCGGGGCGTCCTCGACCGGCTGGTCGTCCAGGGCAGGGTCCTCGATGCTCATCGCGCGCCTCCTTCGTCCAGCCACACGTCGTCGACGACGACGTGCACGGCAGCGACCTCCAGCTCGGTGTGCAGCGCGAGGGCCGAGACGGCCGCCGCGCGCAGGGCGCCGGCCGCCTCGCGCAGCGGGACGCCGTACCGCGCGGTCATCGTGAGCGTCACCACGATCGGGGCGCCCGCCTCCGTGACGTCGCCCTCGAGCTCGCTCGACCGCACGACGACGCCGTCGACGGCGTCGCCGACCTGACGGAGCAGCCCACGGACCGCGGCCTCGGTCACGCCGAGGCGCACTCCGGGATCGGGGTGCCGGAGGGGGATCTCGCGTCCGCCCACGACCTCGGCCTTGATCGAGTCGATCAGCCCGGTGATCCAGGTGTCGTCGCGGGACGGCAGGCGCGACGCCTCGTCCTCGAGGGCCGAGAGGGAGAGGCCGCGGACCCGCTCGAGTGCCCGGAGCGCCAGCCGGCACTCGGCGCTCGCCTCGATCTCGGGGTCGCGGGGAGACCGGCCGCGGTCGAGGTAGTCCTCGAGCTCGTCCAGGGTCCGGCCGTCCACGAGCTCGTCGTCGACGTCGTGGTCGCTCATCGCCAGGCCTCCATCTCGTGGAGCAGGAACTTGCGGGCCCGGGCGATCTGCCCGCGCACGGTGGACACGGGGAGCTGCAGGGCCTCGGCGATCTCCGCGTACGACCAGCCGCCGGTCTCCCGCAACAGCCAACACCGTCGCTGGTCGAGCGGCAGCTTGTCGAGAGCGGTCCACATGGCGTCCAGCTGCAGCCGCGACTCGACGACGCGGTCCGGCGCCGCGGAGCGGGACGCCGGGGCGTCGTGGGCGTCGATGTCGTCGTGGTCGCGCCGGACGCGAAGGCGGTCGATGCTCTTGTTGCTCACGATCCGCATCAGCCAGGGACGCAGCCGGGACGGGTCCTCGAGGTCGGACAGGCGCCTCCACGCGGTGAGGAACGCGTCCTGCACGACGTCGTCCGACTCGAGGTCGGTGCCGAGCAGCCGTCCGGCGTAGACGCGCATCAGCGGGCCGTGCCGGCGGGCGACGACCTCGAAGGCGTGCACGTCGCCGTCGCGGGCCCGCACCGCGAGGGTCGCGTCGGTCGCGGACGAGAGCGGGTCGACGACGGGCTCGGGGCCAGGGGCCTCGTCGGGCGTCGCGGTGCCGGAGATGACGCCCTCCTCCGGCTCGGCCCTGCGGCCGAGGTCACGGCCGTCGCGTCTCCGAGGATGCCACCGCGTGCGGCGCGGGCGTCCACCACTGGCCGATGCCCG from Frigoribacterium sp. PvP032 includes these protein-coding regions:
- a CDS encoding sigma-70 family RNA polymerase sigma factor; its protein translation is MGGSTGRGGAPEQGQKGRAGSASPHPPTRASASGGRPRRTRWHPRRRDGRDLGRRAEPEEGVISGTATPDEAPGPEPVVDPLSSATDATLAVRARDGDVHAFEVVARRHGPLMRVYAGRLLGTDLESDDVVQDAFLTAWRRLSDLEDPSRLRPWLMRIVSNKSIDRLRVRRDHDDIDAHDAPASRSAAPDRVVESRLQLDAMWTALDKLPLDQRRCWLLRETGGWSYAEIAEALQLPVSTVRGQIARARKFLLHEMEAWR